The Thermovirga sp. DNA segment TTGAGGCGATCTTTCTGAAGAAGGGGTCCCTCCTGGTGGACCGGATCGTCCCCACCACGTCATACCCGGCGTCCATCTGCTGCAGGAGCCGGGGTATCTCTTCGGGGGGGTTCTGCAGGTCGGCGTCCATGGTCACGATGGCCTTGCCCTTCGAAACGGAAAATCCGGCCATGATGGCCATGTGCTGGCCGAAGTTGCCGTTGAAGTCCACCACCCTGACGGAACCGGGATGCCTGCCGGCGCTGTCGACCAGCAGGGCGAGCGACCGGTCCCTGCTCCCGTCGTTGACGAAGACCACCTCCCAGCTCTTGTCCAGGCTCTCCATGACGGGGAAAAGCCTTTCAAAAAGACCGGGGAGGGATTCCTCCTCGTTGAAGACGGGTATCACCACCGAAACGTCCAAAGATCCTTTTCCCAAGGGCGCCTCACCTCCCGCAGATCCGCCGGATCGCCTCTATCACGTCGGCCACGTCGTCGTCGGTCATGGCCGGAAACAGCGGTATCGACACTATCCGGTCGCTGACGAACTCGGCACCGGGGTAGTCGCCCCTCTTCCAGCCGTACTCCCTCGCGTAGTAGGAGAAGAGGTGGAGCGCCTGGTAGTGAAGGGCCGTCCCGATGTTCACCTGCCTCATCTTCGCCATAAATTCATCCCGTGAGAAGCCAAGGAAGTCGATATCGATGAGGGGGGTGAGGATGTGCCAGGAGTGGACGTCCCCTTGGGCGGGTTCGGGAGGCAGTACGATACCCGGCAGGCCCT contains these protein-coding regions:
- a CDS encoding UDP-4-amino-4,6-dideoxy-N-acetyl-beta-L-altrosamine transaminase, yielding QGRPIGAPARERQAAVFSFHPTKNITTGEGGMVCTACEDAAERVSVLRQHGMSKGAWNRYAATGTPHYDLLFPGLKYNILDIQAASGNDQLTRLASFNTRRREIVSMYRKGLEGLPGIVLPPEPAQGDVHSWHILTPLIDIDFLGFSRDEFMAKMRQVNIGTALHYQALHLFSYYAREYGWKRGDYPGAEFVSDRIVSIPLFPAMTDDDVADVIEAIRRICGR